A window of Primulina huaijiensis isolate GDHJ02 chromosome 9, ASM1229523v2, whole genome shotgun sequence contains these coding sequences:
- the LOC140984909 gene encoding dolichol-phosphate mannose synthase subunit 2 — protein sequence MELADRAIGLLLSVISLSIFTYYTFWVIILPFVETDHFVHKYFLPQEYAILIPVFAGVTLVCFLTMFIGYVMIKSKKKKA from the exons ATGGAACTAGCAGACAGAGCCATTGGCTTGCTTTTATCAGTCATCAGCCTATCCATATTTACCTATTATACCTTCTGGGTCATAATCCTG CCATTTGTTGAAACAGACCATTTCGTGCACAAGTACTTTCTACCCCAGGAATACGCAATTCTCATTCCGGTCTTCGCAGGTGTAACGCTCGTTTGTTTCCTCACAATGTTTATTGGATATGTGATGATCAAATCTAAAAAGAAGAAGGCATGA